aaatagATATTTCATTGATGAAATAAGTTTACAAGGCCAAGTTATACAAAACCACATTAATTTTAACCCAAGCCTAGAGATCCAAACCCAAAGGATTTCCTAGACTAACCGAGTTGATCCGAAGAATATTTTCATCAGCAACTTTCTTCATTCATCAATCTAGCCATTGACTCTTCACCGGCAGCACTTCAAAAGCTTTTGAAGGAGAACAACAGGTAGCTTAGAAAACTCACATAGAGGGAGATGCATATTAATATCAGATGGAGTGCATGAGCACCCATTTGATCCAAAAGCCTTCATGCTCACCCTTTCAAAGTTAGATGGCAAACGGGAAAATGCAGCAACCACCAGATCAAAGCAGGGACTTGGACCATGTCCGGATAAACCGGGAAAGGGTTAGGCACAGGTGACTCATACGGTGTCTACTTTTGAATCTGCCAACCAACAATGCTCCGAAAAGCTTCACAACACACAGCAAGGGAGTTGATTACAATATGGAAGCCCCCGTAGAAATCCAACAAAAAGCCCCATTTGAAAGTGGAGTACTATGACTTcatattagaaactaaagaaaactagTAAAAATGAAAAGAAACCATCTAAGAACTAAAAAAGACTTTCTAAAAACTAGAGTTTCCTTTCAAAGAAGAAAATGTTGTGCATTGAGGCAAAATTTTCTATTATGAAAATATTTATGGTATAGtaagaaaaataatttcaattaaatttaatatattttaatcataaaaattttaattttttttttaaattgtcgtCTTTAAAAAGTACATTTTCAACTGGCAATGGAGCCTTATAAATCACTTGAGTGTTGTTGCGAGAGGGCGCATTGAACTGAAGTTGCAGGAGTCTTCTTACAAATAAAACCCTTAGCTTTCAAAACGACATTGAGTTAAGCCTTTTTCTTTTCGGCTTTGGGTGACACaacatataattaaattaatgaatgattaatatattgataatattttaattaataattttttatttgtctAAATACATactgattaatattttttattgactTAATTTTGATTGGAGTTCATAGTCAAAATGTTACaaacttgaaatttttttttatattatttaaaatttattgatatatTTTGTGGGAGGATTGAAACACATGATAGGGATTTTTCACCTAAATGAAAGAGGAATAATAAGGTTAAAAAATTGCTATAACCTATCTTATGCTTGCACTCAAATGTAATATTAAATTCTACAATCACCATCATCAAAAGTCTCCTCTTTGCTCAATGCTAAGTGCTCATACAAATACATTACTTATACTCTTTCCCTATGATTTGGTACCATTTTCTTGGAGTGTGCTAAAGGGTTTCCCTGCCATCGTTGTGAAGCATCCTCCACTTATCCTTCCAAGTGTCTTGCACTTTCTGGAAAGTCAAGTCAATTCAATTATATTCAATTAAATAAAGTATAATCAGCATGTGAAAATATACTTTTTTGATCTTTCAATGAATGCCTTTGATTCCACTTTTTATCGAATAGATGtgaaattatgaataaatttgtAATTAATTACATTCAATATTTTTCATTCAAGTTTTAACTTTAATAAATAGGGATAGAACTTGTGGGAAATTTTTTAGTGGGAGCCTATTAATAGGATGACAATAATCTAAGTATTTGTGGGCATTCAATATAATCGAATCTTAATAAGCTGTATttagataatatataattaaatttatatttaaataataatattattcgaTCTGAATCAAGTTTAGATTTTACATCTTAAATATCTATtactttatataaataattaatcaaatataaaatatatattttttatatattatattttaaataaataaaatttaaatattttataaaattattaattttttgaaatataaattattaattaaaaatatattttatgtaaattattaattaaaatatataaattaaatgagtttatttattattcaaataacaataattaaatttgaaacgaatttaaataattaaagataaattTTATTTAAGATGAGTTTGAGTAGCCATGTAAATATTACTCCATACAAATTCAAATGGATGATTTTCATAATTGTACCCAACCTATTAAATATTAATCACACCCTACTTTCAAGAATCGTTATATCTAAACTAAAGCGGGGAAAAATACTTAACCAACCAACCAAAACCGATGAGTAGGACAGCTAACAAAAATActattcttttcatttctttaggTAATACAGAGAAAAGAATCCTCGGAAAAAAAATTCAGAGAAAAGAATCCATCTCCTTCTTCGTCCCTTCTCTCTTATTCCCTTTCTCTCTTTCTATTATCTCTCTATATAATGTTCTAAGAGTCGTGTAGAAGCAGTAACAGAAGCAACAGCCTCCTTAATTTCCTTTCTCTTCGGCCCATTTTTGTGGCTTACTTGATCAGCAATGGAATGTGATAAAGGTTTTTCGAGCAGTTACATGATCTTAAAGCCTGAAGAAGTAAAATTCTTGGATCTCATTCACATCTTATTTTCCAGTGacatagagaaaagaaaattcgtTGACAGTGCTAAAGCCAAGGAGGAGAATAGTTTGGAGCATCGATGGCTCATATTTATCTCCATTGTGGTTCAGAAGATGCTGCAATTCTCTTCCAAGCCATTGTCATTTCTTGGTTCGCTAGTGGAGATGTGGCTCAACCTTTTGTCAAGCAATGGAAACTTTTTCAGGCTCCTTTACAACGTCTTAAGAGGTCAGTCTCATCTTCTATATTTTTCAATATATACACATTTTTTAACTGTTTTtagagtaaataaataaattttatttataaatactaTTAAGTCATACCATATCttaaataaaattttctctcTTAAGTAATAATTACAGTAATAGAATATCTAGCATTATACAAAAATAAAGATCAGAATATATCCATCTTTCCCTATAAAAATAAAAGATCATCATTCTTCGAGTTGccaaaagaaaattaaaggggCTTTTTTAGGGAAAGAAGAGCAGGAATATGGGAAATTATAtcagatttatatatttaataaataaattttattatatattttatattttaaatttataataaatcccttataaataaaaaaaattcgctAGAGTATAATTTTAGTGGTGTCATTATTTAGTCAAATAAGCCATCTAAATGCAAGCTGGCATATCTTTGACAAATGGATCATGTGTATATGGAAGTCCTGTAATTGGCATTATTCCAAGCTGTGTATTCTGTCCGGtgtatttattaatattataaactcCATTTTATATAAAGCATAGTTAtgcaattattatattaaatatatatattcaaatttatatatttattatatattttttaattaattttatataaatcttaatataaatatttaatttaataattacaaAATCAATTCTCATATAAGATCGTGAATGTATTTTCCATTATGTACTTTTAcaaataagtaattaatttttagaatttccaCTTGGATTGTAGTGCGTCAAGCCTGAAGCATTTATATTAATATAAGTGTagcttataatatatatatatatatatatatatatatatatatatatatattattaatttaagggTATCGGCATTTGCAccctgttttaatttaatttatgtcagtTTAGTTACTTGTGTAATTAGTGGCAATTTGAGAGAGAGATAAAGTAATGGGAAGGAGAACCCATTAATTATGCTTTATTTCTTGTTCTTAGAGATAATTATGCTCCCCTTGTGCTCTATGATGTGGACAAGTAGAACCTTGCATGATTTCATTGGGGAACAACCTGGCCCCCTTATATACTCAATTATCTTATACAGCTCAAAAGCATGAATATGTATTAGATGAATTCGTCAATTTTACCATATTGTTGCATAAATatatcagaaaaatatttaagctATGATGGGGACAAGTAGAAAAGGATTGCTGAAGCTTTACTCAGTGTAATATAATAGTGACTTAGCTTCCAAGAAAAGTCATTTTATTCTGAACTGCTGTGAAGGCATATATCAGTAGTGGTGGCCACCGCCCTACTTTCTGTAGcagaatcaaaatcaaaattaaattgtaaggtcttctttttctttaatttgaattttaatttggtttaatttgattttaattaaatttaatagttaaattttaaacttttatttttaaaaaaagttaAGAAAAAGGGTTTATAAATTGATTTCAATCCGATCTAATTCAACACCGATTTTACATAACCCATTTTTCATCTAATTTTGATCCTGAATCGGACCATGATTGGTTCTATGTGCCAGCACATGATCATTATTGCAtatctaattatatatatatatatatatatatatatatatatatatatatatatatattcatttttcttgttaatattatcTGAAGTACTAATTGGTGATGGGCTATTAATGATGCTTAGGGAAGGTGGTGATTCCTGATAAAACATCAGCAACTTTCATTTCGTTTATTGGAAATTTCGACAAGCGACTTGAGTTGGACAAAAACATCAAACGTGGAGATGCAAGATACCATGCAGCTCTCTCTATGATGGCTTCTAAAGCTTCTTATGAGAACGAGGCCTACCTTCGAACCATAGTCAATGAGCACTGGAAGGTATTATGGTTTTGTGTGTGCgtgcgtgtatatatatatatatatatatatatatatatatatatatatatatataaataattcatTGATGTCAATGTGTAAATTAATTAATGTTATGCAGATGGAGTTCTTGGGATTTTATAACTACTGGAATGGTAAGCAACCTAAATTCAAGATTCCATTAGTTTCAAATTTCTACATGTATTCCAACGAATATATTACATATATGATCAAACAATGCAGATTACCAAGAAAAACCCACAACCCAAGTCTTTCTATTTCGTGATAAAACAAATGAGCAAGACACAGTTGTTGTAGCCTTTAGGGGCACCGAACCATTCGATGCAGATGCTTGGTGTTCTGACTTCGATATCTCCTGGTATGAACTTAAAGACATAGGAAGGATCCATGGTGGTTTCATGAAAGCCTTAGGGTTACAGAAGAGCATCGGTTGGCCTAAGGAATGCATTGAAAACAATGGTACTACTCGTAAGACTCCCTTGGCCTACTATGCCATTAGAGAAATCTTGAGAGAAATATTATCCAAAAATGATGGAGCAAAGTATATATTAACTGGTCATAGTTTAGGTGGGGCACTAGCAATTCTCTTTCCAGCAGTTTTGGCATATCATGGTGAGAAGATGTTGCTGGAGAGATTGGAAGGTGTTTATACATTTGGGCAGCCTAGGGTTGGAGATGAAAGATTTGGACTACACATGGAAAGTAATTTAAAAGAGAATCGTATTCCTTATTACAGGTTTGTTTACAGTAATGACATGGTTCCCAGGTTGCCCTATGATGATTCTGCACTTATGTTCAAGCATTTTGGGACCTGCATCTACTATGACAGGCACTATCAACCACAGGTACGTATGCCTCTCTTCTTATTATAATTCTTTTCAATTCATTTCCATCTTTTAGAATAgctaaaaaattattaatgattTTTAATTAGCTTAATAATATATCTGTTATATTTAAATCTATATTAGACgagtataattattatttaactcTGCGTTCACATTTCATGCACTATATTCTTATGTGGGATTGTGCAAGcacataattaaaaataaaaagcttGTGTACCCACTTGGAAATTTTAAATTGGATGTCCTGAAgatctaattaaaaatttaacatTTAAGTTCGATATCCCTATGTCAAGATTGTCCTACTGCCAGCAGAGAAGGACAAAACATCAAGTCGCATGTTCACGAGAGGAACATCCTTcacaatatatataaaataaacaatatatatatatatatatatatatatatatatatatatatatatatatatatatatatatatactctatCAGCCAACCACTTTAATTATTAACTGAAGTAttgcattaaaaaaataaataattactgtatattatgaatattttatgcttaataaataaataaataacgcatatttttaaaatattttattttcatgctGTAGAATAGCTCTTTCATTATTTATATGTAATCACTAATCACTAATCACAATCATAATGAATATTAGCTAAACCAACCaagattataatatatataattaagttaTAATTGACTTCTTCAAAGCATGTGTGTCATTATTATCAGAGAAGATATATATATTGGATGTTGTATTGGTAATGATCATCTCATATATAAAAGTTAAATTATTAGTTAACACGATTAACATCTAATTAGAGATATAGAAATATTATAATGATTATGGTTTGATGAATGAATATTGTAGGTTGTTGCAGAAGAACCAAACAAGAATTACTTCTCGCCATTGAGGGCAATACCCATGATGATAAACGCATTTATGGAGCTAATAAGAAGCTTCACAATTTTATACACAAAGGGACCAGAGTATAGAGAAGGGTGGTTCATGCGACTGTTTAGGTTAATTGGCTTGGCAATCCCTGGCGTACCACCTCATTGTCCTCAAGATTATGTTAATGCTACTCGTTTGGGACCTGTAGAAGTATTTCATCCACCTCATGAGCAACCACAAAATGATTTTGCTTAGCCTGATTTAGTTCAGTGGCTCAAGGTATATCATTCACATAGCAGATTTAAGCCCTCACTTCTCTAATCCCCTACTAAAATAAGAAAACTATAAAATGCTTTTGCATGCAATTTGCAACCTCCAATCAGAAAGTTCAGAATtctgttaattacattttaattccACTCCAAGTAAGCCAAATGCATATCATCTTTCTTTCCTACACTAAAATATGTGGCCTCATTTATGCACTTAATCATTCGATAGAAGATTAACGTATCAGAAAATTGATAAAATCTACTAAGATTTTAATTTGGTAGAATTTCTTGAGCAACGCTGGATTGCTTGTATTGCTAGAACCAGCTTGCTGCTGAATGAAAATTATATTTgtgccaaaatttcaaattgGGCCAGCTTGAGCCCAAACAATAAAAATCTAACTGGATTCGATTTAGTCCAAAGCTACTTACACTACCAAAACATCTGGCATAGTTTACCCGACGTGCATGGAAGCAATTCATGATGCTTAATTTGCACACATTTGGAAAGCAGGCCATTGaatcttttaatatatatatatatatagtacggTTAAGTGATGTTGGaactaattaattttacatgCATTTAATTACTTAATAACAAAGCAATATAAATACATGGAATAAAAACCATGCATTCCCTAATATATATGGATCATTGAAAGTTTCTGATCAATTAAGCTGATTTTAACAAAAGTTTAATAAGCTAAGCATATATCAACAGCTAGCCAAACCATGCATTTTTCACGACAAGTCGTATCTAGCTTTACGCATTGGACAACCAAATACCTCTAATAGGATATATGTGTATTTGAACTCTAAAAATGGAGCTAGCGGACATAAAATTCAAGAGTACCCCAAAACATTTTGTGCATCCATGGAGTCTCATCACTAGTTCCCTGAAATTTGATTTTATGCTACTCAGACCGGAGAAAGTGCGTTTTTTCAAACTCTTTTGCATCTTATTGAACAATGGCATGGAGAAGCCAGCATTCGTGGACTATCCCAATGAGCAGAAGAACATTCTTCTTCGCAAATGGCTTATGTTCCTCTCCCTCTTTGCGCAGAAGCTTCTGCAATCTGTGGCCAAGCCAATGTCATAGCTTGGATCAGTGGTTGAGATATGGCTTATGCTCTTCTTGAATGCTTTACGAGGTATTTGGTTAGTCCACTCCTCACACATCATTTGATTAACTTTCACTTTACATTAATTAGTTATTGTTAAGAATGTAATAATCATAAATCGCATGCTTTAAGTAAATAATGACCGGCATTCTGTTTAACAGAAGTTGATTGAGGGAAACTAAATATATGCACCTCTTATTTATTTAGGATCcatatacatataaatatatatatatatatatatatatatatatatatatatatatatatatatatatatatatatccagaaTTATTACTCAATTGGGCATAATATGTGTAAATGACTACATATTTAGACACCCAAATAAGGTTAAAATTCGTGAATATAATAACATTTTCATATAAAACAATTTATCATTTTACAATACCAAATCATAAGCAATATGAGTTTCTTTGCTTGGGTGAAAATAAAAATGTATTAAATCATTacgttaaaataaaatataaaattaaattaaataataaatatatataacaaATTTTGAtgggaaattttattttatttttttatcatcaaaatgacttaaataacaGTGTTATTTGGTTtttaaatcaaataaattaattaaaattaattttaattattataatgtaaatttaaaaatttagtaggacaaaaaaaaatttaatgcgataaaatattattaaaataatgtaaaatatttaaaaaacttaCACCATAGCAAAAAAtcacataaaatttatttatcgtGGGCTTAAAATATAAACGTGTgaatcttatttatatatatatatatatataaacattttaaatttataatagatcAAATTTTAACAAGAATTTTCCCTTACTCcactaatttcattttattttatctaaattaaatttaaataataatgataaaattataatttaaatttaatgaaaaagtcttaaataattgaaaattaaaaaaaaaactatcaatTGTAAAATGATAATTTTTAGTCATTAATTTATAAATCTATTtctattgcaaattaaaaagaactttatgaaataagataaaagcttaataattattataaaaaatttaaaattgaaaaataaaaatagaacaaCTCTCAAAATCAAGGATATAATCAACATGTGTATAATTTCATTAAAGTCTACATATTACGACAAATGTATGAGACAATTTCAACACTTTTATTAAGGTTGAGAGGAAAATAGCTATACAAGTTTTATTtgtttaaaaaaattcaattttttaaatgtgaaaaattcaattaaatcataaaatttaattaataaaatttaatttatcactGTACTGTAATTACGATTggaattttaatccaaacattaATAAAAATATCCACAAAATTTTTACTGCTGTAAAATTTTAGCAAAATTCTGGTAATAAAATTATAGGAAAGAAAAACCCACTAACCATTAGGTCATGATCCAAATCGTTAGGGTAGGTATCTCCTAATCCACTATGTTTGACCAAATCTTACTTGCATCGGAGATTTCTTCTATATTAATATAAGGATCCAAACATTTAATGTTATTTAaggaatataaaattttttatcacCCGTATTAATCTATTAATCTAATCGTAAAAAATGTTCTCACATTAGAGTTAccttaaaatttagaaatttttaatttcaatttcgattcaaaatttacataaaaatcagaattaaataaaaaaattaatataattttagtttgtttttattttaattttatttgattttaattattttacttttaatttaatttgatttaattttaattattaaaataattttatatatttattttaataaaaaatttaaaaataacaattcaaattaatattgattattaatatataatatatcatgtaatatatttttaattatttattaattataatttttattaattatatatataattaaaaattaaatatattaaataatataattaaaattattaaaaaaataaatgaaaaaaattatatatatatatataataaacttAATTTAATAGGATTCTAAATCATCcaatataattttaattgatttggtAATAAT
This sequence is a window from Hevea brasiliensis isolate MT/VB/25A 57/8 chromosome 10, ASM3005281v1, whole genome shotgun sequence. Protein-coding genes within it:
- the LOC110662924 gene encoding triacylglycerol lipase OBL1 isoform X2, encoding MECDKGFSSSYMILKPEEVKFLDLIHILFSSDIEKRKFVDSAKAKEENSLEHRWLIFISIVVQKMLQFSSKPLSFLGSLVEMWLNLLSSNGNFFRLLYNVLRGKVVIPDKTSATFISFIGNFDKRLELDKNIKRGDARYHAALSMMASKASYENEAYLRTIVNEHWKMEFLGFYNYWNDYQEKPTTQVFLFRDKTNEQDTVVVAFRGTEPFDADAWCSDFDISWYELKDIGRIHGGFMKALGLQKSIGWPKECIENNGGALAILFPAVLAYHGEKMLLERLEGVYTFGQPRVGDERFGLHMESNLKENRIPYYRFVYSNDMVPRLPYDDSALMFKHFGTCIYYDRHYQPQVVAEEPNKNYFSPLRAIPMMINAFMELIRSFTILYTKGPEYREGWFMRLFRLIGLAIPGVPPHCPQDYVNATRLGPVEVFHPPHEQPQNDFA
- the LOC110662924 gene encoding triacylglycerol lipase OBL1 isoform X1, with amino-acid sequence MECDKGFSSSYMILKPEEVKFLDLIHILFSSDIEKRKFVDSAKAKEENSLEHRWLIFISIVVQKMLQFSSKPLSFLGSLVEMWLNLLSSNGNFFRLLYNVLRGKVVIPDKTSATFISFIGNFDKRLELDKNIKRGDARYHAALSMMASKASYENEAYLRTIVNEHWKMEFLGFYNYWNDYQEKPTTQVFLFRDKTNEQDTVVVAFRGTEPFDADAWCSDFDISWYELKDIGRIHGGFMKALGLQKSIGWPKECIENNGTTRKTPLAYYAIREILREILSKNDGAKYILTGHSLGGALAILFPAVLAYHGEKMLLERLEGVYTFGQPRVGDERFGLHMESNLKENRIPYYRFVYSNDMVPRLPYDDSALMFKHFGTCIYYDRHYQPQVVAEEPNKNYFSPLRAIPMMINAFMELIRSFTILYTKGPEYREGWFMRLFRLIGLAIPGVPPHCPQDYVNATRLGPVEVFHPPHEQPQNDFA